From a region of the Gossypium raimondii isolate GPD5lz chromosome 10, ASM2569854v1, whole genome shotgun sequence genome:
- the LOC105777382 gene encoding GDSL esterase/lipase APG: MEVYSRRLMFLVFAFALVSIGYAQESNSTTLVPAILTFGDSVVDVGNNDYLPTIFRANYPPYGRDFANQKPTGRFCNGKLATDITAETLGFTTYPPAYLSPEASGNNLLIGANFASAGSGYDDRAASLNHAITLSQQVEYFKEYQAKLAKVAGSSKSASIIKDALYVLSAGSGDFLQNYYVNPLVNHAYTPDQYGSFLIDAFTRFVQNVYGLGARKIGVTSLPPLGCIPLARTLFGYHEKGCVSRFNTDAQQFNKKLNAAATNLQKQHPDLKIVVFDIYKALLDVVNTPSNYGFVEATRGCCGTGTVETTEFLCNPHTLGTCPNASQYVFWDSVHPSQAANQVLADTLIVQGIPLL, encoded by the exons ATGGAGGTTTACAGCAGAAGGCTAATGTTTCTGGTGTTTGCATTTGCATTAGTAAGCATAGGGTATGCACAAGAGTCGAACTCGACCACTCTGGTTCCAGCAATACTGACTTTTGGTGACTCAGTGGTAGATGTGGGCAATAATGATTATCTCCCCACCATCTTCAGGGCTAATTACCCTCCTTATGGGAGGGACTTCGCCAACCAAAAGCCTACCGGGAGGTTTTGTAATGGAAAGTTGGCCACTGACATCACTG CTGAAACTCTGGGGTTTACTACTTATCCACCAGCATATCTAAGCCCTGAAGCATCAGGGAACAACCTTCTTATTGGAGCCAATTTTGCTTCTGCTGGATCTGGTTATGACGACAGAGCTGCCTCTTTGAAT CATGCTATCACGTTGAGTCAGCAAGTAGAGTATTTCAAGGAGTACCAGGCAAAGCTAGCAAAGGTAGCTGGTAGTAGCAAGTCAGCATCCATCATCAAGGATGCACTCTATGTATTGAGTGCTGGAAGCGGTGACTTTCTTCAGAACTACTATGTCAATCCTTTGGTTAACCATGCCTATACTCCAGACCAGTATGGCTCTTTCCTTATTGATGCCTTCACAAGATTCGTCCAG AACGTGTATGGCTTGGGAGCGAGGAAAATTGGTGTTACTTCTCTTCCTCCGTTAGGTTGCATTCCCTTAGCAAGAACATTGTTTGGTTACCATGAGAAGGGATGTGTGAGCAGGTTCAATACCGACGCTCAGCAATTCAACAAAAAGCTCAACGCAGCAGCAACCAATCTCCAGAAGCAACACCCTGATCTCAAGATTGTGGTTTTTGACATTTACAAGGCCCTTCTTGATGTTGTTAATACCCCTTCAAACTATG GTTTCGTAGAAGCAACGAGAGGCTGCTGTGGCACAGGGACTGTAGAGACAACTGAATTCTTATGCAATCCGCATACACTGGGAACTTGTCCCAATGCCTCCCAGTATGTGTTTTGGGACAGTGTTCATCCATCGCAGGCTGCTAATCAGGTACTTGCAGATACATTGATTGTTCAGGGCATTCCCCTCCTTTGA